The sequence gtaccttgattggagagcagccatggataattattttgagtggtacgatATGACTGATGATAGAAGAGTACGGtttgccaaaatgaagcttattgggcaagctcactggtactggcataacgtTGAACATCGGCGTGAGACCCAACGGCTTCCACGCATCACCACttgggaggatatgaaagaaaaactgaatgagaagtatctgccattctcttaccgacaacgccttattgataggtggcagaaactaactcaaggaacctcaactgttgccgattacattgcacgatttgaggagtttcacatgaggtgcggtgtaatcgaagaggagactgttactctttcTAGGTTTCGAGCAGGACTCCacgaggagatccagaaagaattgatcctccgagagattactacccttggccaggcatatcaattggctcaagatgtggatagttttttacgagtccctgtggtgagacgtaccgactctcggttcttacccccaggagcccgacctaatcaaagCCATCTTCCACAACCCAGACCACTCTCCAACCATCCTACCCAGCCCGGTTCTAGCCAAACACCGACTAGGACGTTCCCGGTGCCTGCTCAAAGTACATCAACTGATAAAGAAAAAGGCATATTAGGGTCCAACCCGCCCTTAAGAAACCAAACCCAgtgtttcaggtgccaaaagtttggccatATTGCGTCCCAATGTAACGCCAAGACCTATTTAATGACTGAATTGGAAGCAGGAACCCTGGATACCgaatgtgtcgaagaagtctatgaaccaaacattgAGGATTTTGTAGATGACTTTGGAGATGAAAAGACCGGGTTAGAGTTTGTTCAGACTGAATACCAAAATGAGCCCACTGATAGGAATGACCAAAACCATAGGCTCCATGTGGTTAGGTGCACACTAGCTCAAACAAAGACCGAACAAGACTGGCGAAGAACCTCCCTATTTTATACActtattaagatcaatggtaaaacatgcaaaatcttatttgatagcgggagttgcatcaatgccattgcgtctggagttgtttctcgccttggcctgaaatctacccctcatcctaatccatataaagtagcctgggtagataagacgtccatttcggtttcagaaagatgccttgtcccgattcaattcctatcttataaagacgagatttggtgcgactgccttccgatggacgtaggtcaagtcattctaggaagaccttggttatacgatagggacgtcacacttcatggtcggtcaaattcgtgtagttttatgttccagggtcggaaaattatactgaattcattgcctcctagagagCCCGGTCCTGAGAAGAAGGGTGCTACACCACAAAAAGAAGagtcacttcacatcattacttcgaaagaggtaatgaaagatatcgaaagccattcacctgtgttcgcccttgtggctagagttatTAATGTGGAGTCAAATGTCGAACATCCGGCCGCCGTAGTTCCTCTGTTGGACGAGTTTCACTCTGTCTTCCCAACTGATCTTCCAGAGGCACTCCCTCCAATGTGTGATATCCAGCACGTAATTGATCTCATTCCTGGAGCGTCACTGCCAAATCTTCCCCaccatagactcaatccaaacgagcacactgaaCTGAAACGCCAAGTTGACGAACTCGTCACTTGAGGGTATATTCGTGAGAGTTTGAGTCCCTGTGctgtacctgcactcctcactcccaagaaagatggctcttggaggatgtgcgtcgatagccgtgctatcaataaaatcacggttaagtatcgttttcccattcctaggctggacgaccttttagactatatgtctggtgctacagttttttccaagatcgacctaaagagtgggtaccaccagattcggattcgtcctggggatgaatggaaaactaCATTCAAGACCAAAGATGGACTCTACGAATGGTTAGTAATGCCTTTCGGATTAACAAATGCTCCaagtacttttatgagggtgatgacacagatctttcgacctttcttgaacaaatttgtcgttgtatactttgatgacatcctcatttatagtcaaactcaagagctccatctctcACACCTAAGGCAGGTTTGTGAAGTCCTGCGGAAAGAaagcttctttgcaaacccTAAGAAGTATGCCTTCCTGACTGATCACGTCACTTTCTTAGGATTCATAGTATCTTCCAAGGGTGTCTCCGCTGATCCAGAAAAAGTAAGCGCGATAGTCGATTGGCCTGAGCCCAAGACCTTAGCCGAGGTACGTAGTTTTCATGGTCTGGCTACTTTCTATCGTCGCTTCATTAGaaattttagttcaataatgtctcccatcacagattgcatgaagaaaggagactttatctggactaagtcggcatcccaagcatttaaagatattaagcataggatgaccgaagcacctgtcttgcgcctccctgatttcactaaggtattcgaggtcgcatgtgatgcctctggCGTTGGCATAGGTGGTGTATTAAGCCAAGAAGGCCACCCTGTCGCGTTCTTTAGTGAAAAGTTAAGTGACGGCAGGTTgcgttattccacctatgataaggaattctatatggtagtgcaaactttgcgacattggcgacactatttgctaccgcaagaatttgtcctgtattcagaccatgaggctttaaagtatctcaaTTCTCGAAAGAAACTAAACCTTCGATACGGCCGATGGATTGAGTTTCTACAAGCCTATACTTTTGTGCTGAAACATAAAGCTGGAATTGAGAATAAGGCTGCTGATGCGCTCAATCGACGGATCTTCCTCCTATCCATGATGAGCACTGAAGTAATTGGTTTTGAAAGGATCAGGGAACAATATGCCACCTGTCCCGATTTTAGTAATGTATACCTGACCTTAcgagatggagtagagagagagcacgatgatttctttttacacgatgattatctctttcgctccgaccgattgtgtattcctcgaacttctttgagagattttctagtatgggaagtacacgctggaggactgtctgggcatttcgggagagacaaaaccattgagatggtggaaagacgtttcttctggccgagtctcaagagagacgtgGCCAAGATCGTCGCTCAGTGCCGCACATGTCAATTAGCCAAACAACGTAAACAGAACACTGGGCTTTACACTCCACTACATGTTCCTGATTGTCCGTGGCAAGATGTtagcatggattttgtgttagggcttccacgtacctcgaccaaacacgattccatttttgtaGCAGTGGACCGGttctctaaaatggctcattttctcccatgttctaagacttctgatgcttctaggattgcgaaactctattttgacgaagtcgttagactccatggtctccctaaatctattgtgtccgatagggatgttaaatttatgagctatttttggaaaactctttggcacatgatgggtaccaaattaaaattttcctctgcctatcatccccaaactgatggccagaccgaagttgtcaaccgaagtctagggagtcttctcagatgtctggtaggtgagcatactaggacttgggatctcgtgttaccaactgccgagtttgcatataatagttcggtcaataggaccataggcatgagtccttttgaagtggtgaatggttataaacctaggcaacccatagacttgattcccatgtctcatcaacatagagtctctgagtctgcacaatcatttgcttcacacctgcattcattgcatcaggaaATCAGCAAActtattcactctaataacttaacatataaatcctttgctgatttgcaccgacgttataaagaattaaatgtaggtgattcagtcatggtaagaattagacctgaacgacttccttcggggacgttcaaaaagttgcaatctcgtagtgcgagaccgttcaaagtcctaaagaaaatcagttcgaatgcgtatgttgtagatcttcctgaagactatgggattagtgcgacatttaatattgaagatttagtcccatacaagaaatcaacattcattccttctgacccttttgttgatacatCCACTGTTGTTGATCACCCTGCTCTAGCACCTGCTAGTGAACCTCCACTTCCacagtttcatgcacgcagagaacacatagaacatatattagatgagcaggttatatctaccaggagaggaagctaccaacgttaccttgttcggtggaaaggtcgacccgaatcagatgtgtcgtggatttcgcgagctgagttgcagcgccttgacccggatcttctggagcagtacgacagccgaccCGATttacactcgacggggtcgagtttttctcacccgggaggagttgatggggacatcagctaggtccccattttatttgcatatttgcttattgttatttctgggtttatttgtgttttaggatttatttggggtttattttattctgggcttatttgcattttagggcttatttgtggggaattattttatgtaaggggtttattttaattgttcttatggggccctatttaaagggaactttatgctgattagggttttaatgTAGAATTAAAGGCTTCCTTCCCTCacgttttcctcttcttctcttctcctcccttctccttcttctcttcttcttcctccttctcttcccctcttctcctgcTTTCATTTAAATTTGGTCCGGCATCAGccaggcccttcctctagcgccatctgatgcgggatttgcaccccgtcaccagcacagcccgcacaccagccgagcaggaaaagcgaccgcgtcctcaccgaggtattgtccgctttggggatcggggatcgtaaccgctcccgggggtccgcgCTCTGACAGCGCCCCAGGTGGAACCACCCATTCCACCCCTCACgagtttgcccttcaaaaggcgcctcggtgagaagaggttattgagccccccatttaaggcacagacatttccgctgattagccgatgtgggactaaattcggggaaccccgcataacacagccccccccccccccccccccccccccccatctaatatattttttaaaaaaaactatctattgattttgattttgataGTATAGGGATACTATTGGAAAACAAAAGGCTAATTCTCAATTGGTgggataataatttttttttcgtatctcatattattttttttataaaaagtctcaataaaatttttatattttatttaaaaaattgaagTGCTTTGGATACTGTGCAGAACGTGATTTTAATTACTTCAAACAATGGCGGACTCTAATAAAAAGGTGTGGTGAAAAAAATGTCATACCACCTGGGAATCTGTGTCCATAACGATTTTAAGCGGCTGGTGCACAATTCGAAAGATGGGGGATCATTCTTTCGCACGAATGCGGAAGTAATATTCTCGCTTCCAGAACATGGTAGAGATAACAAGTACTATAACACTATTTTACtcccaaaaagaaagaaacgaaaTAGCTCGCACACATGATAAAAATCATCAAACTTTTCTTCCTGCAGGTTGCAAGCTTTACAATTCAATTTCCTTCAATTTCCTTCGTCCTCTCCTTAAAAGCCAAAATTCTCCTTTGCAGCCATTGCAAGCCAAAATTCCCAATAACCACAAACTCCAGTAGCAAGATAAGTCCTTACAATGTCGCCATCATCCATTAacttagaaaaaaagaaaacaacgtaaaaaaaaaaaaaaacgaaaggcTCTTTCCGGTTCTCTCTTTTGTCTCTCTCTGATTCTGCaccggagaggagagagagtggTGGGGGATGTCTCCCGGTGCTAGGAATGGACAAAAATGCCAGAAGAGGAGAGGGACAGCAGGagcagcgccgcctccgcctcctccttgCCGGCGGCTCCCCCGGCGGCTGCCGTTGCCGCCGCCTTCAACTCCCTGCTCCTCTGCTTCTCGCGCTCCaaaagcagcagcagcatcCTCTCCTGCTTCTCCTTCTGCCTCCGCCTCAACTCCGCTCCCACCGCCTCCAAAGAAGCCATCATGCTTCCATTCTTTCCTTTAATAGTTCCAATAGCAGTGGAATTGGTAGCAGTAGTCTTCCGATGCTTATCTTCTCCATTGATCTTAGCTTTTCTCCTCTTCCGGTACCTGATCCCACATGCATTGCAGAGAGACTGCAATTCCCACCAAAAGATTCCAAATAAATCACAAATTAAGAAATGACCAACGATATTTATATATCAATTTCATagcgcaaaaaagaaaaagaaaatacgcGCTGATCAAATTGTCGCTAACCCTA is a genomic window of Phoenix dactylifera cultivar Barhee BC4 chromosome 4, palm_55x_up_171113_PBpolish2nd_filt_p, whole genome shotgun sequence containing:
- the LOC103705655 gene encoding GATA transcription factor 16-like produces the protein MISPASAKPSLRNWGSRFDHLYRDTTIDGYDRMEAFKRYARRRRRGEEHKKNSAAAVAVAVEAAMGSLDPSRVCAECRTSQTPLWRSGPNGPKSLCNACGIRYRKRRKAKINGEDKHRKTTATNSTAIGTIKGKNGSMMASLEAVGAELRRRQKEKQERMLLLLLEREKQRSRELKAAATAAAGGAAGKEEAEAALLLLSLSSSGIFVHS